ATATTGATGACTATATCACCACCTTAAAAAAATCTGATGTTATCAGTATCATCCCCATTAATGAAGAAATTTGGCTAGAGAGTGTCAAATTAGAATGGGAACATCGAGATCCAGTCGATAGAGTAGTTGTAGCTGTTGCCACAATTAATCAAGCTTCTATTATTACAGCAGATCAAAAAATTGCTGAATTTTACTCTTCTGTAATTTGGTAAATTGCGACTATACCGAGCTACCGTTAAAATGTGTAACGCTGATTATTAAACTAACTAAATCGAGCTTGCAAATCCCTGACAAGT
This DNA window, taken from Oculatellaceae cyanobacterium, encodes the following:
- a CDS encoding type II toxin-antitoxin system VapC family toxin: MAGNIKFVLDTCALIWWSLDPDKLSQQAKAACQQMEQEKNGLVPSTAVWEIAIKIKNRKLNLGVDIDDYITTLKKSDVISIIPINEEIWLESVKLEWEHRDPVDRVVVAVATINQASIITADQKIAEFYSSVIW